A window from Esox lucius isolate fEsoLuc1 chromosome 16, fEsoLuc1.pri, whole genome shotgun sequence encodes these proteins:
- the dcaf6 gene encoding DDB1- and CUL4-associated factor 6 isoform X4, which yields MSCSGNLVWDVNKRSIGYNEPNAVRINYLGRREFVQRLKLEATLTVHDGCVNTISWNDTGEYILSGSDDTNLVITNPYNRKVKATIRSGHRANIFSAKFMPQTGDQQIISCSGDGIIYYTHTERSPDINRQCQFACHYGTAYEITTVPNDPYTFLSCGEDGTVRWFDLRTKTSCTKEDCKDDILINCRRAATSISICSLVPYYLAVGCSDSSVRIYDRRMLGTRATGNYMGRGTTGMCVRFVPAHLSNKSCRVTSLCYSGDGQEVLVSYSSDYIYLFDPNNDQARELKGPSEERREELRQPPVKRLRLRGDWSDTGPRARPESERERDGEQSPNVSLMQRMSDMLSRWFEEASEAQSSRGTPRPQPRARGTLPRIEGAPTIPHLPRTQPPQEAQAPGGSMETEAPAAPPVPVPLPTATSPSSSGSVATVPAPHPSTSSSTGGPMGLSSPPEQSQGDIAATAASTPTPATETAPSDSPSSLVNKQLGSMTLDEQQGGPETAVSLVKLKTRSGSVSVAGTSSGSGAPSSSTGPVGSRASTAEPVLSLHYSTEGTTTSTIKLDFSDEWSSRSSSSRGCGGARPSEAPGAVQTREGPSAESSAAEQGAAVPGRSRDAAPPAEPVCGAEGASASSSAPGSTLTPAPAQAPASGGSVSASTLERGQGAEDTSGGCRREEPVGEGGHRGATGPGGQGVPTGPGGQGQPSRSNQDSDDSDDDPILIPSARYRGGQGQRGSAVGDRMIRRSAAARIQELFRRRKERREMEESETQNIRRPSVKMVYKGHRNSRTMIKESCFWGNNFVMSGSDCGHIFIWDRHTGEHLMLLEADNHVVNCLQPHPYDPILASSGIDYDIKIWSPLEASPSFNRVLAKEVIKRNELMLEETRNTITVPASFMLRMLASLNHIRTDRLEGDPSEGSGQENEDEQ from the exons ggagaagagaatTTGTCCAGCGGCTGAAACTTGAGGCGACGCTCACTGTTCACGATGGCTGT GTTAATACCATATCTTGGAATGACACGGGGGAGTATATCTTGTCAGGATCGGACGATACTAATCTGGTCATCACAAATCCCTACAACAGAAAG GTCAAGGCCACCATTCGCTCCGGCCACCGCGCCAACATCTTCAGCGCCAAGTTCATGCCTCAGACTGGCGACCAGCAGATCATCTCGTGCTCCGGGGACGGCATCATCTACTACACGCACACGGAGAGGAGCCCGGACATCAACCGGCAGTGCCAGTTCGCCTGCCACTACGGCACGGCCTACGAG ATTACGACGGTACCCAACGACCCTTACACGTTCCTGTCGTGCGGCGAGGACGGGACCGTGCGCTGGTTTGACCTCCGCACCAAGACCAGCTGCACCAAGGAGGACTGCAAAGAC GATATCCTGATAAACTGTCGGCGGGCGGCAACGTCCATCTCCATCTGTTCCCTGGTGCCATACTACCTGGCGGTGGGCTGCTCCGACAGCTCCGTGCGCATCTACGACAGACGCATGCTGGGAACCAGAGCTACAG gtaaCTACATGGGCCGCGGAACAACCGGCATGTGTGTGCGCTTCGTTCCGGCCCACCTGTCCAACAAGTCGTGTCGCGTGACGTCTCTCTGCTACAGCGGGGATGGACAGGAAGTCCTGGTCAGCTACTCCTCTGACTACATCTACCTGTTTGACCCCAACAATGACCAGGCCAGAGAACTGAAGGGGCCgtctgaggagaggagggaagag CTGCGCCAACCTCCAGTGAAGCGACTTCGTCTGAGAGGTGACTGGTCTGACACCGGACCCCGCGCGCGCCCCGAGAGTGAGCGGGAGAGGGACG GCGAGCAGAGCCCCAACGTCTCACTGATGCAGCGGATGTCAGACATGTTGTCCCGCTGGTTTGAGGAGGCCAGCGAAGCCCAGAGCAGCCGGGGAACCCCCCGCCCCCAGCCACGAGCCAGAG GAACTCTTCCCCGCATTGAGGGGGCCCCCACCATCCCACACCTCCCTAGAACACAACCTCCACAAGAAGCCCAGGCCCCTGGGGGCTCCATGGAAACAGAGGCCCCCGCAGCCCCCCCTGTACCAGTACCCCTCCCCACGGctacctccccctcctcttcaggATCGGTGGCAACGGTTCCCGCACCTCATCCATCAACCTCCTCGTCCACGGGCGGCCCGATGGGGCTCTCCTCCCCCCCGGAACAGAGTCAGGGGGACATAGCCGCGACCGCAGCCTCAACCCCTACGCCCGCCACGGAGACAGCACCGTCCG ATTCTCCCTCGTCTCTGGTTAACAAACAGCTGGGATCCATGACTCTAGATGAGCAGCAGG GAGGGCCAGAAACTGCAGTGAGTTTGGTAAAGTTAAAAACCCGTTCTGGGTCTGTCAGTGTAGCTGGAACCTCATCAGGGTCTGGGGCACCCAGCAGCAGTACTGGACCTGTTGGTAGCCGGGCCTCCACGGCAGAACCCGTCCTGAGTCTACACTACAGCACTGAGGGAACCACCACCAGCACCATCAAACTGGACTTCTCAGATGAGTG GAGCAGCAGGTCGTCCAGTTCCAGGGGATGTGGGGGGGCCAGACCGTCGGAGGCACCAGGAGCCGTCCAGACCAGAGAGGGGCCGTCGGCAGAGAGCTCTGCCGCAGAACAAG GAGCAGCTGTTCCGGGCCGGAGCAGAGATGCCGCTCCCCCGGCCGAGCCAGTGTGTGGGGCTGAGGGTGCCTCTGCGTCCTCCAGCGCTCCGGGCTCCACGCTCACCCCGGCCCCAGCGCAGGCCCCTGCTTCGGGGGGGAGTGTGAGTGCCTCGACCCTGGAGCGGGGCCAGGGCGCCGAGGACACCTCTGGGGGCTGCCGGAGAGAGGAACCCGTCGGGGAGGGAGGACACAGGGGAGCGACCGGGCCCGGTGGGCAGGGAGTTCCGACCGGGCCAGGTGGGCAGGGACAGCCCTCCCGTAGCAACCAGGACTCCGACGACAGTGATGATGACCCGATTCTGATCCCGTCTGCGCGGTACCGAGGAGGACAAGGACAGAG AGGATCAGCGGTAGGAGATAGGATGATCAG ACGGTCGGCTGCGGCCCGAATCCAGGAGCTGTTTAGACGGAGGAAGGAgcggagagagatggaggagagcgAGACCCAGAACATCAGGAGACCCTCCGTCAAGATGGTCTACAAGGGCCATCGTAACTCCAGGACTATG ATTAAGGAGTCGTGTTTCTGGGGGAACAACTTTGTGATGAGTGGTTCAGACTGCGGCCACATCTTCATCTGGGACAGACACACGGGGGAGCACCTGATGCTGTTGGAGGCTGACAATCATGTGGTCAACTGCCTTCAACCACACCCCTACGACCCAA TACTGGCCTCGTCAGGGATCGACTACGACATCAAGATCTGGTCCCCTCTGGAGGCCTCGCCGTCCTTTAACAGGGTCCTAGCTAAAGAG GTGATCAAGCGTAATGAGTTGATGTTAGAAGAGACCAGAAACACCATAACGGTCCCAGCGTCTTTCATGCTGCGAATGCTGGCTTCCCTCAATCACATCAGAACAG atcGCTTGGAGGGTGACCCCTCAGAAGGTTCCGGACAGGAGAACGAGGATGAGCAGTAG
- the dcaf6 gene encoding DDB1- and CUL4-associated factor 6 isoform X5 codes for MSCSGNLVWDVNKRSIGYNEPNAVRINYLGRREFVQRLKLEATLTVHDGCVNTISWNDTGEYILSGSDDTNLVITNPYNRKVKATIRSGHRANIFSAKFMPQTGDQQIISCSGDGIIYYTHTERSPDINRQCQFACHYGTAYEITTVPNDPYTFLSCGEDGTVRWFDLRTKTSCTKEDCKDDILINCRRAATSISICSLVPYYLAVGCSDSSVRIYDRRMLGTRATGNYMGRGTTGMCVRFVPAHLSNKSCRVTSLCYSGDGQEVLVSYSSDYIYLFDPNNDQARELKGPSEERREELRQPPVKRLRLRGDWSDTGPRARPESERERDGEQSPNVSLMQRMSDMLSRWFEEASEAQSSRGTPRPQPRARGTLPRIEGAPTIPHLPRTQPPQEAQAPGGSMETEAPAAPPVPVPLPTATSPSSSGSVATVPAPHPSTSSSTGGPMGLSSPPEQSQGDIAATAASTPTPATETAPSGGPETAVSLVKLKTRSGSVSVAGTSSGSGAPSSSTGPVGSRASTAEPVLSLHYSTEGTTTSTIKLDFSDEWSSRSSSSRGCGGARPSEAPGAVQTREGPSAESSAAEQGAAVPGRSRDAAPPAEPVCGAEGASASSSAPGSTLTPAPAQAPASGGSVSASTLERGQGAEDTSGGCRREEPVGEGGHRGATGPGGQGVPTGPGGQGQPSRSNQDSDDSDDDPILIPSARYRGGQGQRGSAVGDRMIRRSAAARIQELFRRRKERREMEESETQNIRRPSVKMVYKGHRNSRTMIKESCFWGNNFVMSGSDCGHIFIWDRHTGEHLMLLEADNHVVNCLQPHPYDPILASSGIDYDIKIWSPLEASPSFNRVLAKEVIKRNELMLEETRNTITVPASFMLRMLASLNHIRTDRLEGDPSEGSGQENEDEQ; via the exons ggagaagagaatTTGTCCAGCGGCTGAAACTTGAGGCGACGCTCACTGTTCACGATGGCTGT GTTAATACCATATCTTGGAATGACACGGGGGAGTATATCTTGTCAGGATCGGACGATACTAATCTGGTCATCACAAATCCCTACAACAGAAAG GTCAAGGCCACCATTCGCTCCGGCCACCGCGCCAACATCTTCAGCGCCAAGTTCATGCCTCAGACTGGCGACCAGCAGATCATCTCGTGCTCCGGGGACGGCATCATCTACTACACGCACACGGAGAGGAGCCCGGACATCAACCGGCAGTGCCAGTTCGCCTGCCACTACGGCACGGCCTACGAG ATTACGACGGTACCCAACGACCCTTACACGTTCCTGTCGTGCGGCGAGGACGGGACCGTGCGCTGGTTTGACCTCCGCACCAAGACCAGCTGCACCAAGGAGGACTGCAAAGAC GATATCCTGATAAACTGTCGGCGGGCGGCAACGTCCATCTCCATCTGTTCCCTGGTGCCATACTACCTGGCGGTGGGCTGCTCCGACAGCTCCGTGCGCATCTACGACAGACGCATGCTGGGAACCAGAGCTACAG gtaaCTACATGGGCCGCGGAACAACCGGCATGTGTGTGCGCTTCGTTCCGGCCCACCTGTCCAACAAGTCGTGTCGCGTGACGTCTCTCTGCTACAGCGGGGATGGACAGGAAGTCCTGGTCAGCTACTCCTCTGACTACATCTACCTGTTTGACCCCAACAATGACCAGGCCAGAGAACTGAAGGGGCCgtctgaggagaggagggaagag CTGCGCCAACCTCCAGTGAAGCGACTTCGTCTGAGAGGTGACTGGTCTGACACCGGACCCCGCGCGCGCCCCGAGAGTGAGCGGGAGAGGGACG GCGAGCAGAGCCCCAACGTCTCACTGATGCAGCGGATGTCAGACATGTTGTCCCGCTGGTTTGAGGAGGCCAGCGAAGCCCAGAGCAGCCGGGGAACCCCCCGCCCCCAGCCACGAGCCAGAG GAACTCTTCCCCGCATTGAGGGGGCCCCCACCATCCCACACCTCCCTAGAACACAACCTCCACAAGAAGCCCAGGCCCCTGGGGGCTCCATGGAAACAGAGGCCCCCGCAGCCCCCCCTGTACCAGTACCCCTCCCCACGGctacctccccctcctcttcaggATCGGTGGCAACGGTTCCCGCACCTCATCCATCAACCTCCTCGTCCACGGGCGGCCCGATGGGGCTCTCCTCCCCCCCGGAACAGAGTCAGGGGGACATAGCCGCGACCGCAGCCTCAACCCCTACGCCCGCCACGGAGACAGCACCGTCCG GAGGGCCAGAAACTGCAGTGAGTTTGGTAAAGTTAAAAACCCGTTCTGGGTCTGTCAGTGTAGCTGGAACCTCATCAGGGTCTGGGGCACCCAGCAGCAGTACTGGACCTGTTGGTAGCCGGGCCTCCACGGCAGAACCCGTCCTGAGTCTACACTACAGCACTGAGGGAACCACCACCAGCACCATCAAACTGGACTTCTCAGATGAGTG GAGCAGCAGGTCGTCCAGTTCCAGGGGATGTGGGGGGGCCAGACCGTCGGAGGCACCAGGAGCCGTCCAGACCAGAGAGGGGCCGTCGGCAGAGAGCTCTGCCGCAGAACAAG GAGCAGCTGTTCCGGGCCGGAGCAGAGATGCCGCTCCCCCGGCCGAGCCAGTGTGTGGGGCTGAGGGTGCCTCTGCGTCCTCCAGCGCTCCGGGCTCCACGCTCACCCCGGCCCCAGCGCAGGCCCCTGCTTCGGGGGGGAGTGTGAGTGCCTCGACCCTGGAGCGGGGCCAGGGCGCCGAGGACACCTCTGGGGGCTGCCGGAGAGAGGAACCCGTCGGGGAGGGAGGACACAGGGGAGCGACCGGGCCCGGTGGGCAGGGAGTTCCGACCGGGCCAGGTGGGCAGGGACAGCCCTCCCGTAGCAACCAGGACTCCGACGACAGTGATGATGACCCGATTCTGATCCCGTCTGCGCGGTACCGAGGAGGACAAGGACAGAG AGGATCAGCGGTAGGAGATAGGATGATCAG ACGGTCGGCTGCGGCCCGAATCCAGGAGCTGTTTAGACGGAGGAAGGAgcggagagagatggaggagagcgAGACCCAGAACATCAGGAGACCCTCCGTCAAGATGGTCTACAAGGGCCATCGTAACTCCAGGACTATG ATTAAGGAGTCGTGTTTCTGGGGGAACAACTTTGTGATGAGTGGTTCAGACTGCGGCCACATCTTCATCTGGGACAGACACACGGGGGAGCACCTGATGCTGTTGGAGGCTGACAATCATGTGGTCAACTGCCTTCAACCACACCCCTACGACCCAA TACTGGCCTCGTCAGGGATCGACTACGACATCAAGATCTGGTCCCCTCTGGAGGCCTCGCCGTCCTTTAACAGGGTCCTAGCTAAAGAG GTGATCAAGCGTAATGAGTTGATGTTAGAAGAGACCAGAAACACCATAACGGTCCCAGCGTCTTTCATGCTGCGAATGCTGGCTTCCCTCAATCACATCAGAACAG atcGCTTGGAGGGTGACCCCTCAGAAGGTTCCGGACAGGAGAACGAGGATGAGCAGTAG